One Haloterrigena salifodinae DNA window includes the following coding sequences:
- a CDS encoding Lrp/AsnC family transcriptional regulator, translated as MSEREVLELLRENARYSTADIARMTDLEEDEVEAAIEELEATGVVCGYQAVVDWDKLEDERVRAEVELNVRLDRETGYDDISQRLARFPQVKALRLVSGDYDFDMEVEGDSIREVSQFISEKVAPVPEITQTVTHYVMTSYKENGIELGDGEDDERLSFSP; from the coding sequence ACGCGAGGTGCTCGAGTTGCTTCGTGAGAACGCGCGGTACTCGACGGCCGATATCGCGCGAATGACCGACCTCGAGGAGGACGAGGTCGAAGCAGCCATCGAGGAACTCGAGGCAACGGGCGTCGTCTGCGGCTATCAGGCGGTCGTCGACTGGGACAAGCTCGAGGACGAGCGCGTCCGCGCCGAGGTCGAGTTGAACGTGCGCCTCGACCGCGAGACGGGCTACGACGACATCTCCCAGCGCCTCGCACGGTTCCCGCAGGTCAAAGCGCTGCGGCTGGTCAGCGGCGACTACGACTTCGACATGGAGGTCGAGGGCGACTCCATCCGCGAGGTCTCGCAGTTCATCAGCGAGAAGGTCGCGCCCGTCCCCGAGATCACCCAGACGGTCACCCACTACGTGATGACCTCCTACAAGGAGAACGGGATCGAGCTCGGCGACGGCGAAGACGACGAGCGACTCTCGTTCTCACCCTGA
- a CDS encoding pyridoxal phosphate-dependent aminotransferase has translation MTFELSDRVQTVPPSGIRRFFEIAEERDDVISLGVGEPDFATPWAARDAAITSLEQGKTSYTANRGRRDLREAIADYVADRFDLGYDPDEEIIVTAGASEAVDLAFRAFVDPGDTVAIAQPSYISYEPGVIFAGGEVLPVPTYEEDDFRLTVEGLEEAGADEADMLVLCYPNNPTGAIMPAEDLEPIAEFAREHDLTVLSDEIYAELTYDGEHTSIASFEGMRERTIVFNGFSKAHAMTGLRLGYALGPADAIAAMNKIHQYTMLSAPTTAQYAALEALDSCENDVREMVSQYDRRRQFVLSRFREIGMDVFEAKGAFYCFPEVPEGFTAEEFAEEVLREQGVAVVPGDVFGAGGDGHLRISYATGLDDLREALARIEAFVDEHA, from the coding sequence ATGACGTTCGAACTGTCCGATCGCGTCCAGACGGTGCCGCCCTCGGGGATCCGGCGGTTCTTCGAGATCGCCGAGGAGCGCGACGACGTCATCTCGCTGGGCGTCGGCGAACCCGACTTCGCGACGCCGTGGGCGGCCCGCGACGCCGCGATCACGTCCTTGGAGCAGGGGAAGACCTCCTACACGGCAAACCGCGGCCGACGTGACCTCCGCGAGGCGATCGCCGACTACGTCGCCGACCGGTTCGATCTGGGCTACGACCCCGACGAGGAGATCATCGTCACCGCCGGGGCCAGCGAGGCCGTCGATCTGGCCTTCCGAGCGTTCGTTGACCCTGGCGACACGGTCGCCATCGCCCAGCCGTCGTACATCTCCTACGAACCCGGCGTGATCTTCGCCGGCGGCGAGGTGCTTCCCGTGCCGACCTACGAGGAGGACGACTTCCGGCTCACCGTCGAGGGACTCGAGGAAGCGGGCGCCGACGAGGCCGACATGCTCGTCCTCTGTTATCCGAACAACCCGACGGGCGCGATCATGCCCGCGGAAGACCTCGAGCCGATCGCCGAGTTCGCCCGCGAGCACGACCTGACGGTCCTCTCCGACGAAATCTACGCCGAACTGACCTACGACGGCGAACACACATCGATCGCGAGCTTCGAGGGAATGCGCGAGCGGACCATCGTCTTCAACGGCTTCTCGAAGGCCCACGCGATGACCGGCCTCCGACTCGGCTACGCGCTCGGCCCGGCCGACGCCATCGCCGCGATGAACAAGATCCACCAGTACACGATGCTCTCGGCGCCGACGACGGCCCAGTACGCCGCCCTCGAGGCCTTGGATTCCTGCGAGAACGACGTCCGGGAGATGGTGAGCCAGTACGACCGGCGCCGCCAGTTCGTCCTCTCGCGGTTCCGCGAGATCGGGATGGACGTCTTCGAGGCCAAGGGCGCCTTCTACTGCTTCCCCGAAGTGCCCGAGGGCTTCACCGCCGAGGAGTTCGCCGAGGAAGTCCTCCGCGAGCAGGGCGTCGCCGTCGTCCCCGGCGACGTCTTCGGCGCCGGCGGCGACGGCCACCTGCGGATCTCCTACGCGACCGGCCTCGACGACCTCCGCGAGGCGCTAGCCCGGATCGAGGCGTTCGTCGACGAACACGCCTGA
- a CDS encoding GNAT family N-acetyltransferase: MVDYRPIPDERDVFHEYRSYAFSPEEGLPAYDPDEHETPRATLGSRRGLYASEAADDADPRCVCRHYWLESHVRGDRHRTAGLASVSTPPEYRRRGHVRQLLARSLAEYRDRDIRFSVLWPFRYRFYRQYGWDTANRVRTHEFEPSLLSVATRETIDGGRFRRLEADEYDRLESVYATHANRYGLALERDADWWRYRIFGGSDRDPFVYAYERDGDVAGYLVYAMEGGQGDRRMDVSELVFADREALLSLLAFCYRHESQVQRVRFDLPADVPIRDLVRDPDEVETTVSDGPMVRIVDVAETLSALSYPDHDASLMIAVEDPLVDWNDGTFALEVTDETVTCERVGDGTGAVDIRLEIGALSQLVVGTRSVRDLERTGRLEVGDSAAPEAFETLAALFPETDVYLGEFF, encoded by the coding sequence ATGGTCGACTACCGTCCCATCCCGGACGAACGGGACGTCTTCCACGAGTACCGTAGCTACGCGTTCAGCCCGGAAGAGGGCCTCCCGGCGTACGATCCGGACGAACACGAGACGCCGCGGGCGACGCTTGGCTCCCGGCGCGGCCTCTACGCGAGCGAGGCGGCCGACGACGCCGATCCCCGCTGTGTCTGTCGGCACTACTGGCTCGAGTCACACGTCCGCGGCGACCGCCACCGAACCGCTGGGCTAGCGTCGGTCTCGACACCCCCCGAGTACCGCCGACGCGGTCACGTCCGGCAGTTGCTCGCCCGCTCGCTGGCTGAGTACCGCGACCGTGACATCCGCTTTTCGGTGCTGTGGCCGTTCCGCTACCGCTTTTATCGGCAGTACGGCTGGGATACCGCTAACCGGGTCCGCACCCACGAGTTCGAGCCGTCGCTGCTGTCGGTCGCGACCAGGGAGACGATCGATGGCGGACGGTTTCGTCGTCTCGAGGCCGACGAGTACGACCGCCTCGAGTCGGTCTACGCGACCCACGCGAACCGGTACGGGCTGGCCCTCGAGCGCGACGCGGACTGGTGGCGCTACCGCATCTTCGGCGGCAGCGACCGCGATCCGTTCGTCTACGCGTATGAGCGCGACGGCGACGTCGCGGGGTATCTCGTCTACGCGATGGAGGGCGGACAGGGCGACCGGCGGATGGACGTCTCCGAACTCGTCTTTGCCGACCGCGAGGCCCTGCTCTCGCTGCTGGCGTTTTGCTACAGACACGAGTCGCAGGTCCAGCGCGTCCGCTTCGACCTTCCCGCGGACGTCCCGATCCGTGATCTCGTCCGTGACCCCGACGAGGTCGAGACGACGGTCTCGGACGGCCCGATGGTCCGCATCGTCGACGTCGCGGAGACGCTGTCCGCGCTGTCCTATCCCGACCACGACGCTAGCCTGATGATCGCCGTCGAGGACCCGCTGGTCGACTGGAACGACGGGACGTTCGCCCTCGAGGTGACCGACGAAACCGTGACGTGCGAGCGCGTCGGCGACGGCACCGGCGCGGTCGACATCCGCCTCGAGATCGGTGCGCTCTCCCAACTCGTCGTCGGCACCCGGTCGGTACGGGATCTCGAGCGAACGGGCCGACTCGAGGTCGGCGATTCGGCGGCGCCCGAGGCGTTCGAGACGCTCGCAGCGCTATTCCCCGAGACCGACGTCTACCTCGGCGAATTCTTCTAA
- a CDS encoding ornithine cyclodeaminase family protein — protein sequence MVRVLSDDDVASVLDLEELLPVVADAFEKQRAGDFERPERPHYPIGTGLDPDAPDDPAGTGLCMPAYVHGADYAATKLATVVEDNPERGLPTVTAQIEVINAETGQSVGYLAGKRVTSARTGCIGGLAARELAVDGELEVAVIGAGTQARWQTRAIAAAVSVDRLESIRVTSPSDSRIDCARDLEAELGVPAAPVESPREAVTDADVVITATTSTEPVFSGGALADGALVIAVGAYTPGMRELDDETIDRAARVFADVPDEARETGDLRGHEGIGVRPFGDVLAGADGRESAAEIVVLESVGTAVLDAATAEFVFDRAVDRGLGTTVSLYERE from the coding sequence ATGGTTCGTGTGCTGTCGGACGACGACGTCGCGTCGGTCCTCGACCTCGAGGAACTGCTGCCGGTCGTGGCCGACGCCTTCGAGAAGCAACGCGCGGGCGACTTCGAGCGACCCGAGCGACCCCACTACCCGATCGGAACGGGACTCGACCCGGACGCCCCCGACGATCCCGCCGGAACCGGACTCTGCATGCCAGCGTACGTCCACGGCGCCGACTACGCCGCGACGAAGCTCGCGACCGTCGTCGAGGACAACCCCGAGCGCGGACTCCCGACGGTTACGGCGCAGATCGAGGTGATCAACGCCGAGACTGGCCAGTCGGTCGGCTATCTCGCCGGGAAGCGAGTTACCAGCGCCCGGACGGGCTGCATCGGCGGGCTGGCCGCCCGCGAACTCGCCGTCGACGGCGAACTCGAGGTGGCGGTCATCGGCGCCGGCACGCAGGCCCGCTGGCAGACGCGAGCTATCGCCGCCGCGGTCAGCGTCGACCGCCTCGAGTCGATCCGGGTCACCTCGCCGAGCGACTCCCGGATCGACTGCGCCCGGGACCTCGAGGCGGAACTGGGCGTCCCGGCGGCGCCGGTCGAGAGTCCGCGGGAGGCCGTGACGGACGCCGACGTCGTCATCACGGCGACGACAAGCACTGAGCCAGTCTTCTCGGGCGGAGCCCTCGCCGACGGAGCGCTCGTGATCGCCGTGGGCGCGTACACGCCCGGGATGCGCGAACTGGACGACGAGACGATCGACCGCGCGGCTCGCGTCTTCGCCGACGTTCCCGACGAAGCCCGCGAAACGGGCGACCTGCGCGGGCACGAGGGGATCGGCGTTCGCCCGTTCGGGGACGTACTGGCCGGCGCCGACGGCCGCGAGTCGGCGGCGGAGATCGTCGTCCTCGAGAGCGTCGGGACGGCGGTTCTCGACGCCGCGACCGCCGAATTCGTCTTCGACCGGGCCGTCGATCGCGGCCTCGGAACGACGGTTTCGCTGTACGAGCGGGAGTGA